The Bombus vancouverensis nearcticus chromosome 3, iyBomVanc1_principal, whole genome shotgun sequence genomic sequence atttttcaattatttaaaatgtatataagtaatttattatttaattgtaGATCAAATATGTACATTTCAAGCTTATTCTAAGTAAAGTAATCTCAATAGTTCAAAATGAGAACGTTAATTGATTTGTGAAAAAAGCGCCGAAATCAAAATTTCTCCGTTGATCCAACTGATACACCACATTGGAATTTGTAAAACATGCGTATTGCGCAGAAGAAAAAACACCCTCAAAAATACGGCATCATGAGTAATAAGAACATATCTACAATCAACCGAATAGTGAAATGAACGATGTCATTTAGAATATCAAAAGATTGCAACGAATACGCAAACGTCCAATATATCAAGCATTCAGGGCGTTCAAGtctttttattagaaaaatgtCAATTTATCTTAATGTAATAACGACAATCATCACACCGGTCTATCAGTTAAGCTTTTTAAGAGTGGAAACAGCTTTTCTGGTCTTTTAAAGTGTATCGCTTTccaaataatacatttttcacAATTGCGTCAGTGGAGCCTCGCGGCGATACAAAGGAAATTTTTCGTCCGCCATGTTGGCGTTGGTCTGATAGGAGGGCGGACTTACCATACTGTAATCACAAAATTCTGCAACGTAGGTGAGCCATCCACAAAAATAATTGTTACACCCGTGATCGACAAGCATTAAATTGTAATTAGGTACTTCACGTAATGTACAGTGCATGAGCTATATCTAATATTTTACAGAACATTTTCGCTCGACTCGCTCAAGGACGCACACACTTCTAAACATGGCGACGGCTCCCGACAAATTTCGACCGCGACCAGATCTTGAGCTGCTCGCTACTTCACGTTTACACAAGCCACGGAGAGATGCCGCTCCAACTGGGCGCTGAATCTACGATTGGCCGAATACAACCGGATACTTGGCAACGTGGCAGTATCAGACGTTCCCGATTGGTTAgtagtaaaaatattaaaagggCTCGTTTTCCGACTAACAAATCAAATCAGCAACTATTATTTCTAAGTGTAAAACATGCATTCTTTACAATCTATCACTATATGGATTACAATATGCATGAAACCTATTAATAAAAAGATACTACATGTTATTACTTGTTGATAAGGATTGAAGATATATAAAAGCTTTATCGTATTTGGTAAAACAGTTTTATCTGATTATctgtaaaataatcaaatttcttaaaaatgATCACAAAGCGGGCGCTCTTATGatgttaaaaatatagaaattaaaagaTCTTGTAacagtaaattattattattatccttcGGTAATAATTTTATACTATTGTATAGTAACCGACAAATATAGACATACATTACATGTAGTATTACATCACTTTACATTCCTGGCATCGTATAGAAAGCCGTTATCCAAATGTTTCGCTTTAATTTATAATGCAAACAAATTGTTGAATAATATCACGAAACTACAAATCTTTTAAAACATTTTCTCTTTTACTTACAGCTACGCACCACGTGATTCGTGCATTATCTGTATATAGTATTTTGATAAttaagtattatattttttcttattgttTCTTGCTTTGATCATTATAGTTATTTATAAGGGAAAATGCCatacatattattaaaatacttgtaaaaatatttatgaatttcatatttttaattgataatatatttattcaatGGTAAtgttttctattttaaatatacaCAATTACTGAAGTATTATTAACACGGTGTATTtattagaataataaattttaatcaagTTTCATACTAAGCGCCGCATTATATACACTTAAATATACCACATGCTACTTATAACCATTATAATGTAACTACTATTAATAATACATGTAAGAGGAAGTAcagttaaaaaagaagaaaattgtacTTACTTTTTCGTTAATTCCTTCTGTGATTTTCTGTATCCGTGAATGTGCACATTTTCTACCCAAAatcgaaaaaatatatatctatatgctGAACACATGCGCAACTTCTCGTGATACAACGTATGCTAAACACATTTTCAAATGCAATGACACAGCCTCGATAAGTCTTCTCACAGAAAACCATAATTATATCTACGATAGATTCTATGTGAATCGTAAtcgaataataaatgaaattttgtataCTTCAAGTTTGTGACACGTTTTTCTGACTCTACTCGACTCTAGTATGCTCAACGAGATGTCCACGTGCGATACGGTACGTACAATCGTAAGAATGACGCTGAGGTCATTTCGGTACTCGGCGCATCATCTTTTGATTGCCTCTGTTACATTTACATTGATCTACGTAGTACGGGAGATaatgatttaaaatttttacctaaaattaataacgaaagatagcaaatttattaaattattttagaacgattatagatttttatacgaatattttcaaattcgattatGATTAATCATATATATCATGCAAATTGAAAAGTAGGGttacaatataaataataatcctAACTTTCCGGAAGTTTGTAAGTTTCagtttcaattaatttaaaaggaaaattacaaaaaaagatTATAATACAAAAGTAGGAAGTCTAAAGTATGATGTATAGAACTAGCGAATAGCGACAATAACGACTAAAGTACTGATTATCTTAAATATGACAAAACTAAGTGCGGCCATAAATTCAAAATTATCAAGCTCTGTGATAGAACAATTAGAACGTCAACACATTTGTACTATTATACAATTTGTAGATGAAGATCCTGAAAGATTGGCACATTTTACAGGATTATCGTTCAAGGTATATATACaagattatttataaaaaaaataatcgtaataaatatttctgaattaaatttactaataaataataatttttataaaatgttaattttaagGTTAAATTTACAGGACATAATTGAAATTaagcaaaatattttaaaaaggtTTGGAGGTATGATTAGAAATGCACTTGATTTATTTGAAATGGAACAGAATGATATAATTCCTACTAATTTATCAAGGTATATAAGTATGTTAAATACAAATGGCattaattgagaaattgatattGAATTTGATTGATTAGTTTAGACAATCTATTAAAGGGTGGTTTGTATTATGGtcaaatttatgaaatatgtgGTGTATCTTCAAGTGGCAAATCACAATTATGCTTTGCAATTGCAACTAACATTGCATTGAAGACTAATAATATTGTACGGTACATTGATACAAAAAGGGATTTTTGTGGTTCAAGAAtagaacaaattttattaaaacaggATTTTAGTAAAcaggtatatataaatataaaaatataattatgattTAAAATGCCAGTAAAacacatttttatttcaattttaggTTATAGATGAAACTATGGAACGTATCAAAGTATGCTGTGTATACAGTATACATCAGTTGTTTAAAGTTTTATGCTTGTTAACAGTTAGTTTGAAAGAAGAAGGTGGAGAGTGTCGTACTAGGATTATAATCATTGATTCTTTACcaggaataatttttaaattttgtaaagatagaaaaataacaGTTGCTTTAAATCAGCTAGCAAATATGTGTCACTATATTGCAAAAGAATTTCGTTTGtcaattattattgttaatttGATTACTCAGTGGGATGTTGTCAGTGAAGAAGGACCTAGCACAAgttcaaatgaaaattatagTGTAACTCCTACTTTAGGAAAATATTGGTTACATATTCCTAATACAAGACTGTTATTGGAAAAAATTGAACTTGGAAagagaaaaatttcaatttgGAACAGTTGCCAATTGGAAGCAAACCTTACATGCACGTTAACTATAAATGATTCTGGTATTTCATGTCCATAAATACATCATGTACatctataattaaatataagttTATTATTACTTTGATTTACAAGGATcttgtaaataatataaataaatatatatacatatattttgtatgcTACATAAACTGTTTGCTAAATTATCAATAAGTATGGAACTCATGTTATTCgtaatatatgaaaaatatgtataaataaaataaattaattctatTTTGGCATTTAACCATTAGAATTTTAATATCGATTAATGCGGTAAAACTAATCTgacagaatataaaatatagaatagactCGCGTAGTAAACTTTACGTTTACCGCTAATTTCAAAACTACAAGAACGTCGTCAATAACTTCCGGTGACGTTAGATTTCCAGCGTTGCCATATTTTGTGAATGTGGACAGAAGCACAACTGTTTATAATGGTTATATTAGATTAGTGTTTGTTAGAGaatattgttaattaattgCTAAGAACCATGGCTTCCTTAGTTGCGGATTATGGAACTTCCTCGAGTTCAGAAAGTAGTGGCGATGATATTTCAGACGGTGCCGATAACACGTAAGCTTTTACCCTCATGAACCTGTTTCCCTATTGTTTGTTTTCTCCCTTCCTTCGTATAACCCTTCATAATCTCATAAATTTTGACTCCTAAAAcaaattacatattattatgTCATTACATTCTTAACACTGTATTTTGTGTAAATGTATGTTTATTTTTCGTGAAATATATGACTTTATATATTTTCGTCTGAATTGGCGAAATGAAAATTAGAGAAAGTATGTTCACTTCTTAAATTTTACGTTCTACAATATTAATgtggtattttttttttcttttcttttgcattaataattttttaatgtcaCGTTTCGATATTAATAAACTAAATGCATAACGATATTCTGCATTTTTTATAGATtaatgttatttttatatttatattaatataagcatATTAAATCACAGTTAGTAGTTACACATCAGATTGAATTTGTTCTTTGTAATCTGATATTGCCTAACCCTTAGTTttaaggaagaggaagaagaggatgacgaagaagaagaacataatgaaaataatgaaatatgtaAAACAGCTTCCAAAGAGAAACTTCCATTACCAACTCCAGACTTTAATGGTATACCCACGATGAAAACTTCGGTCTTCTCAAATCCATTTGTTGAAGCAGAAAAAGCAAAGAGTGCAATTCTTGAGAAACATGTGAAAATGACGCCGACTCTTGATGATACAAAAATGATAAATGGCAGAAAGATTTGTTGGAACTATAGGAAAGGTAGATGCCGATTTGGTCATAATTGTACCTTTGCACACGATTCAGATTTACATCGTACAGCAGCTGAGTTAGAAGCAATTAGAACACCACAGGAAACAGTTATTTGTCAGACTCAGTATAATGGCCAAGTTCCCATCAATGACGATGATGAGATAGATCAAGAAAATAATCAAATGAATAGACGCAAGAAAAGGCCAGGATTAAGTCAATCTTTAGTACCAAGCAAAAAAGTCTTAAAAATGTACAAAGCACAACAAGCTAAAGCTATTAGTAGATAAATGTAACTGTGTCAAGCATACGAATGATGTTAACATTTAATTAGATGCTCTGAAATGGGAGTAACTTATGATTCATATGCTTTATAACTCAAATGAATTTATACAAGTGAAATTgattataaattgtataaaaaatgataatcaAAAAACATGAAATGGTTTATAAGCGAAAAACAGTATAAAagattaataatttctttacatatgaacaaaggaaaaaaaataaaacaaatatatgCTTCCagtaaaattttacaaaaaagaTATGACACATGCAGATAATGCCTATTTCTAAATGAATTAAAAGTTTCAGGATGATTTAAATACtacttaatatttataaaaagaagcGTTTGTTATgtatataaagaatatagagTTTAATTGTATAATTAATACTTCCAGGGACCTGTATAAGTGGATCATAATTCATTGTCTTGCATGCAAatagttttataaatatatttctatttatactTGGTATTCTTAACTTGCCCATGAAAAAATGATGAAACATGTCTTCTTACTACTTACATTTtgttatgtaatttaattaccTATATGTCTCTCTTTCATTAGAAAGAGGCAGCTATTTGAAAGTTTTCCTGTATCAGAATTCTGAAATATTTACAAGTAACTATAAATAGTTATTCTACCTAGATTGAGATTAGATAGATACAAAATATCACTGCAGCTTTACTAAAAATTTTTTTAGATCCTGTTTAATGTACAGAGCAAAAATTATCTATATGAAAGCGATGTATGTAAAGAAAGGATTACGCGAGTTGTGTACAATATTGTTAATACTTTTTCTTGATAAACTATTTAATCTAGTATCTACCTTAGATACTAATAACACAATATTATAACAATGGTAtaccaaaaaaagaaaaaaactatAATTACGCTTCCATTATGCATTACTTTttatataatgttataagatGTAAAATAAGGCTTTATAATTCTACATGGAacaatgaaacgttaaatatttGGTTTCATCGATGTAACGTCACGTAGCTCCCTTTTCACATGATTTATCTGTGTCAGTATTTTTACTAATTTTTTTACTGTGTATTATAACACACTGTGTGTGTATACTGTCTACTTCCTATATACATAATTCGTATTTCATTAAACTTCAGCAATATATTAAATacgaaaaaaattaatttattaaaccaGAAAATGAATGTGAAGTCCGAAAAtgcctatatgtcggagaatgTAACACAAACACAGGTTTACGACtttccttctttattttatatagcaataagtttatgaaaggaaatttTTCGAAAGAGCAATAAATTACAATGACCAAGATATTACTAGTTTTTATCCTTCTCCTAGCTGTACCATATGAAAATCGGTATAAGTTTCAatctgcaaaataaaatgataataaattacTTGGCTTATACGAATAATTTGAAAGAATGAAAAAGAGAAGGGGTATATCAAAATGGGTAAAAAATGATAGGCACATGACATTTTATTAGACAATCATGGGTACAATATATGAATTCAGACCAATTATATATGGCATAAGTGCATTGATAACTGATTATTGCATCTttcattgaaaatatatatttatatatcatttttttcACTTCTGTGACTGAACATCTCACAGGCACTTTGTCTCTAAATAATAGTAAAGTTTGTGACAAatgtttttatgtaaaatatatatatatatatatgtatatgtatatatatatatatatatatatatatatatatatatcttataacATATTTTATGTTCATTAAGTTATGTTCAATGAGAAAACAatgtttgctgataaattaaataataaaatgaacgtTCTTCATAAGGGACTACAATAtagaaatcgatatttttatttaacccaacaacatttccaataaattaattaatcataCTTTTCATAGTTACTCAACGATATTATTCATCTAAAGACAAGTCAAATATTAGATTTATGTCAGTATTTTACAAGACACCActaatgattaatttatttgtaaaatttatgtcTATAGCAGGGACCAAAGTTTTCCGTCTACAGTACTATCCATAAATTTAAAGTTGTTCACATTAGTGCAGAGCGTTACTTTTCTATTGAGATaatgttaaatatttctaaaggAAAGTATACTTCATACAGATCGTTTGTTCTTGAATAATTACATAGCTCCATACGTGTTTTGTATGCTATGTATTACATGTGTTTTGTATCACAATTATTCATAGTAATATTCTTAAATAAAGAGTTACTACGGTACTCTAGATAAAACACACAACGAAGCAAGGAGATGAAAAGTGAAATGGAGTGATTTAGATGTAAAAATGCTTGGTATATTAATCGACATCATTTGTTAAACAAATTGGTAAAAAATAAGTTACAGTCGAATTATTAAGTACATTTCGCATTGGTACCTTCAAAGTGTGCACGcaagattaattaaaaaataggtATTATAGTTTGTAAGTTTCGTATCGTTTGTCATTTTCGTATTGCCTAGGAAATTTTAGATCGAGATAGCAGCTGTCAGtgtcaataaaatattttgtttctttttagaATTGTGTTATTTGTCCCTTATCATTGCCTAATGTATTTATACCGTCGTGTTTTCACATCGTTTCGAAACCTGCTCTCATTACACCTCTTCGTACTTTTTCGTTTTAAGGATCGTCATTTAGTGTTTCGTAGGACTACCGCATTCTTGACTATTGCTTTTTATACTATTTTGTTCGGCAAATTTCACGATACCATTCGTAACACCGTAGACACCATTCTGTACGCCATTTACAACTTTATCTACACTATTTATAACAACGTCCACACCATTGACTCTACAACGATCAAGTCCATTTACTGTTTTTTTAACCGATGTATCTTTCGCTTCCGAAGAGCAAGTACTTTTTGTTTCTGTTGATCCAGATTCCGTTAAGCCTGCAAGAGCGTAATCTGTGCAATTTAAAAGAAACTGATCAAACAAGAAAGACAATCAAAGACAGATCTACGCGAAAAAGAGTGTATCAAACGACTTTCTCGATATATCTTTTTCATTAAAGAAATACGCGTAATTTATTAGTTACGGATGTCTGTATAATTTAATGGCAAACGATATTCGATACGTACCTTGCAAATTATGGCAGAATTTATTCGTATTGTTCCATTCTTCTCTTAGACTGAGATTGAACATACTGTAATCCGGGTTTCCAGTGACCTCTTTTTCGATTGTCAGGAACTGTGGTAATATGTTCTTAAGCTCGTCTCCGGACAATGCTGTGTACGTTTCAAGCAGCATCAATCCCCGACACCTGTAATCATATTAGACAcatttatctatatatataataaattatttcgttACACGATTGCGCGTGATTTCTTAACTCTCACCTTGGATGAGCGGGTTCTCTGTATATATCTAATTGGAAATACTGATTGTTGATGAGGAAACATCGTCGACGCTTGAAGATGGTGAAATGCGAGTCATCGCGTTGAGCGAGCATATTCAAATAATCTCGATGAGTCAATTGTGTTTTTACTTCGATCACTTGGCCGCACATTTTTGGACGTCGAATTGTATGAATGTAAGACCAGTGACCTATCAACGTAAATTTATACGTGATTACGCGTTATCGATACAGACGTGTTGGCATTGTAAATCTCAAATAGTAACTGTCTCGCGAACCTTTTTGCCCGCGTTTACGCAGACGAGCCTGCATCTTCGGATTGTTACTTTGGAGGTAGTTATGGACGACATCAAAGTCCTGGAACGGCGGGAACCCAGAGTCCGCCGGTAAAGGACCTTTGACAAGGAACTTGACTTTTCTGCTACTTGCTCTCAATCTGTCTCCGGTATCGATACCCAGCTTCTGGCACACGCATTCGATCATACGACAGAGTTTCGTTTCGAAGTCCTGCGAATTGTCTATCACATCGAAGTAAGGATGCCCAACCCAGGCGGCCGCCGCTTTATAATCGAGTTCTCTGGCTACCACGACGCCTTCCGAACGACACGCGTGATCTTCCGTCGAGTAGAATTCCTCGGCGCCGTTTGCTGCCGAGACCATATGGATGATCTGATTGTACCTATTGTCTCGCAGCTCCACGTTGTTCCATCCGTTCGAAGCCATCATCAATTCCCATTTATCTTTCGATATAACTAAATTAAAGAAGAGAAAGATCTGGTTTAACTTTGATTCGTAAAGGACCAGAGGAAAAGATAGGCAGCATAGTTATTAATATCGCTCACATGCAGAGGCATCCATGGCACCACGATCACAGATAATAAGACAATTTCGCGAACAGCTGTCACCCAGCTGGAAGAACGTATTCTCTATCTGTATCATCGTGCGCAGAAGATTCTCTTGAAATTTGAACGCTGAAACAGAATAACATAAATCACGTACAATTTTAGATCGGTCAATGCGAAACAAGTTATAGTTTCTTGTTTCTACGAGTCAACTTTTACACGCTACCTGGCTGATCGGTAACTACGCaacaattactttttccgtCTTTGCAACTGTTTACGTAATCGCAAGCCATGAATTAATTGAACGTAGGAATTTATTAACACATTTGCACAATTGCATTGATAAGCGATAATGATCGTGTATTTTTCTCAACGAATGATCATATGCGTAACGATATGCTACTACGAGCGTAACACGgtgattaatttaaatttcttcGAAGTAGCGTGCTCGTTAACTTCTATAGGTATTTCAAGTCCTCTCGTTTCGACGTcgttcaaagaaaaaaaaaaaaaaaaagagagagaaaaaaaaaggtaaatATCAAGCACGAGGTTGATGCTATATTTTACGTGAAAATTATCTTAATAGTTCGCGTAATAATCAACGCGCTACTAACTAAAGCGATTAGGATCGATCGTATCCAAGAACAAATCACAGCCTTATCTAATCGAGGTCAACTGCCAAGAGCTTCGATACACGATTCTTTCAAATAACTAAAATCGCGTTATCGCGAGAGCCGATAAATCAAGTGCAATTAATAGTAGCTCGAAAAGTTTTGCAATTGTCGAAATAGGAAATACGAGGATCGAAGTTGGCTCCCTTAACAACATCTTTCGAGCatctctttcctttccttttctttttttttttctttctttttgtacaGACGATACTCCAGATCTGTTTATGTACGCGTCTCACAGTGTTTTATCTACATGTATATTTCTAGGTTTCTCGCATCTTGACCCAAAGTCAAGTTGGCCCAGCTGATATCTGGTACGGTGCACGTATTCTTTTGCAACGAAATCCACCACAGACAAACAAGTTTCGCATTAGTCGTTGCTTGCACGCATCTGCCAGAGATGCGACGCATCGTTTTAGACGGGCCAGACGGGCCAACCGGCTGCTATTACTGCGTGTATGCGTGTGTGAGTTCTTGTCACGATAGGTTCTCGTTATCGAAACGGTGAGAAAAACTCCAATTAACGGAATGATCGTCCGCAGGCTTTGACGGTGTTCGATAATCGTTCGAAACGATTGGCGTTTTCGATTATCAAGCCGTAACCAGATTCAGCATTTCCCAGTATCAGCGTCGTGAACGCGTCTTCGTCTCGACGCGCGCGGTTCCACGAGCATAAAACAATCGCGACTAATGGTCCGTGGGACGTCTTTATGATTTAACGGATGAACGACGACGAATATCGTGGATATCGTGCGTGCAATTAATAGCATCGAACGTCTGCATACGTTTATTAGCAACGGGCTATTACGCTCCCGAAAGTTAATAGAATTAGCAAGGAGAGCCGACAAGTACATACGAGGTTGATCTTTTATCACGGAGGAACGTACTTTCTTAAATTCTTCTTTCGATGTATAAGTACATCGATTAAAAACGCTCGAGCAAGGTTTCTGTACACGTACACGAATATGATCCAAGTATACAGGACGAACGAAAGTAAAAGTTCGGAAGGAAATGCTGGACGGTGTATGCGATGAGAATGCTCATACCTAATTTACCAAGAGTGGC encodes the following:
- the Ttd14 gene encoding TRPL translocation defect 14 isoform X6, whose protein sequence is MEQKRLYKVVLTGGPCGGKTTGQARLCTFFENMGWKVFRVPETATVLLSGGIKFSDLNAEEAFKFQENLLRTMIQIENTFFQLGDSCSRNCLIICDRGAMDASAFISKDKWELMMASNGWNNVELRDNRYNQIIHMVSAANGAEEFYSTEDHACRSEGVVVARELDYKAAAAWVGHPYFDVIDNSQDFETKLCRMIECVCQKLGIDTGDRLRASSRKVKFLVKGPLPADSGFPPFQDFDVVHNYLQSNNPKMQARLRKRGQKGHWSYIHTIRRPKMCGQVIEVKTQLTHRDYLNMLAQRDDSHFTIFKRRRCFLINNQYFQLDIYREPAHPRCRGLMLLETYTALSGDELKNILPQFLTIEKEVTGNPDYSMFNLSLREEWNNTNKFCHNLQDYALAGLTESGSTETKSTCSSEAKDTSVKKTVNGLDRCRVNGVDVVINSVDKVVNGVQNGVYGVTNGIVKFAEQNSIKSNSQECGSPTKH
- the Ttd14 gene encoding TRPL translocation defect 14 isoform X2; its protein translation is MDDTQATSASNITAKIDRQITHINADLVVVKQPDRHGYARSSRTWVGSGGIKFSDLNAEEAKGSGSRPSITKSSQRHYRNRSDKGEARWPEILEVDSGEAFKFQENLLRTMIQIENTFFQLGDSCSRNCLIICDRGAMDASAFISKDKWELMMASNGWNNVELRDNRYNQIIHMVSAANGAEEFYSTEDHACRSEGVVVARELDYKAAAAWVGHPYFDVIDNSQDFETKLCRMIECVCQKLGIDTGDRLRASSRKVKFLVKGPLPADSGFPPFQDFDVVHNYLQSNNPKMQARLRKRGQKGHWSYIHTIRRPKMCGQVIEVKTQLTHRDYLNMLAQRDDSHFTIFKRRRCFLINNQYFQLDIYREPAHPRCRGLMLLETYTALSGDELKNILPQFLTIEKEVTGNPDYSMFNLSLREEWNNTNKFCHNLQDYALAGLTESGSTETKSTCSSEAKDTSVKKTVNGLDRCRVNGVDVVINSVDKVVNGVQNGVYGVTNGIVKFAEQNSIKSNSQECGSPTKH
- the Ttd14 gene encoding TRPL translocation defect 14 isoform X5; amino-acid sequence: MGWKVFRVPETATVLLSGGIKFSDLNAEEAKGSGSRPSITKSSQRHYRNRSDKGEARWPEILEVDSGEAFKFQENLLRTMIQIENTFFQLGDSCSRNCLIICDRGAMDASAFISKDKWELMMASNGWNNVELRDNRYNQIIHMVSAANGAEEFYSTEDHACRSEGVVVARELDYKAAAAWVGHPYFDVIDNSQDFETKLCRMIECVCQKLGIDTGDRLRASSRKVKFLVKGPLPADSGFPPFQDFDVVHNYLQSNNPKMQARLRKRGQKGHWSYIHTIRRPKMCGQVIEVKTQLTHRDYLNMLAQRDDSHFTIFKRRRCFLINNQYFQLDIYREPAHPRCRGLMLLETYTALSGDELKNILPQFLTIEKEVTGNPDYSMFNLSLREEWNNTNKFCHNLQDYALAGLTESGSTETKSTCSSEAKDTSVKKTVNGLDRCRVNGVDVVINSVDKVVNGVQNGVYGVTNGIVKFAEQNSIKSNSQECGSPTKH
- the Ttd14 gene encoding TRPL translocation defect 14 isoform X4; this encodes MEQKRLYKVVLTGGPCGGKTTGQARLCTFFENMGWKVFRVPETATVLLSGGIKFSDLNAEEAKGSGSRPSITKSSQRHYRNRSDKGEARWPEILEVDSGEAFKFQENLLRTMIQIENTFFQLGDSCSRNCLIICDRGAMDASAFISKDKWELMMASNGWNNVELRDNRYNQIIHMVSAANGAEEFYSTEDHACRSEGVVVARELDYKAAAAWVGHPYFDVIDNSQDFETKLCRMIECVCQKLGIDTGDRLRASSRKVKFLVKGPLPADSGFPPFQDFDVVHNYLQSNNPKMQARLRKRGQKGHWSYIHTIRRPKMCGQVIEVKTQLTHRDYLNMLAQRDDSHFTIFKRRRCFLINNQYFQLDIYREPAHPRCRGLMLLETYTALSGDELKNILPQFLTIEKEVTGNPDYSMFNLSLREEWNNTNKFCHNLQGLTESGSTETKSTCSSEAKDTSVKKTVNGLDRCRVNGVDVVINSVDKVVNGVQNGVYGVTNGIVKFAEQNSIKSNSQECGSPTKH
- the Ttd14 gene encoding TRPL translocation defect 14 isoform X9, translating into MEQKRLYKVVLTGGPCGGKTTGQARLCTFFENMGWKVFRVPETATVLLSGGIKFSDLNAEEAKGSGSRPSITKSSQRHYRNRSDKGEARWPEILEVDSGEAFKFQENLLRTMIQIENTFFQLGDSCSRNCLIICDRGAMDASAFISKDKWELMMASNGWNNVELRDNRYNQIIHMVSAANGAEEFYSTEDHACRSEGVVVARELDYKAAAAWVGHPYFDVIDNSQDFETKLCRMIECVCQKLGIDTGDRLRASSRKVKFLVKGPLPADSGFPPFQDFDVVHNYLQSNNPKMQARLRKRGQKGHWSYIHTIRRPKMCGQVIEVKTQLTHRDYLNMLAQRDDSHFTIFKRRRCFLINNQYFQLDIYREPAHPRCRGLMLLETYTALSGDELKNILPQFLTIEKEVTGNPDYSMFNLSLREEWNNTNKFCHNLQD
- the Ttd14 gene encoding TRPL translocation defect 14 isoform X7, whose protein sequence is MDDTQATSASNITAKIDRQITHINADLVVVKQPDRHGYARSSRTWVGSGGIKFSDLNAEEAFKFQENLLRTMIQIENTFFQLGDSCSRNCLIICDRGAMDASAFISKDKWELMMASNGWNNVELRDNRYNQIIHMVSAANGAEEFYSTEDHACRSEGVVVARELDYKAAAAWVGHPYFDVIDNSQDFETKLCRMIECVCQKLGIDTGDRLRASSRKVKFLVKGPLPADSGFPPFQDFDVVHNYLQSNNPKMQARLRKRGQKGHWSYIHTIRRPKMCGQVIEVKTQLTHRDYLNMLAQRDDSHFTIFKRRRCFLINNQYFQLDIYREPAHPRCRGLMLLETYTALSGDELKNILPQFLTIEKEVTGNPDYSMFNLSLREEWNNTNKFCHNLQDYALAGLTESGSTETKSTCSSEAKDTSVKKTVNGLDRCRVNGVDVVINSVDKVVNGVQNGVYGVTNGIVKFAEQNSIKSNSQECGSPTKH
- the Ttd14 gene encoding TRPL translocation defect 14 isoform X8, translating into MEQKRLYKVVLTGGPCGGKTTGQARLCTFFENMGWKVFRVPETATVLLSGGIKFSDLNAEEAKGSGSRPSITKSSQRHYRNRSDKGEARWPEILEVDSGEAFKFQENLLRTMIQIENTFFQLGDSCSRNCLIICDRGAMDASAFISKDKWELMMASNGWNNVELRDNRYNQIIHMVSAANGAEEFYSTEDHACRSEGVVVARELDYKAAAAWVGHPYFDVIDNSQDFETKLCRMIECVCQKLGIDTGDRLRASSRKVKFLVKGPLPADSGFPPFQDFDVVHNYLQSNNPKMQARLRKRGQKGHWSYIHTIRRPKMCGQVIEVKTQLTHRDYLNMLAQRDDSHFTIFKRRRCFLINNQYFQLDIYREPAHPRCRGLMLLETYTALSGDELKNILPQFLTIEKEVTGNPDYSMFNLSLREEWNNTNKFCHNLQGVKIYEIMKGYTKEGRKQTIGKQVHEGKSLRVIGTV
- the Ttd14 gene encoding TRPL translocation defect 14 isoform X1 produces the protein MEQKRLYKVVLTGGPCGGKTTGQARLCTFFENMGWKVFRVPETATVLLSGGIKFSDLNAEEAKGSGSRPSITKSSQRHYRNRSDKGEARWPEILEVDSGEAFKFQENLLRTMIQIENTFFQLGDSCSRNCLIICDRGAMDASAFISKDKWELMMASNGWNNVELRDNRYNQIIHMVSAANGAEEFYSTEDHACRSEGVVVARELDYKAAAAWVGHPYFDVIDNSQDFETKLCRMIECVCQKLGIDTGDRLRASSRKVKFLVKGPLPADSGFPPFQDFDVVHNYLQSNNPKMQARLRKRGQKGHWSYIHTIRRPKMCGQVIEVKTQLTHRDYLNMLAQRDDSHFTIFKRRRCFLINNQYFQLDIYREPAHPRCRGLMLLETYTALSGDELKNILPQFLTIEKEVTGNPDYSMFNLSLREEWNNTNKFCHNLQDYALAGLTESGSTETKSTCSSEAKDTSVKKTVNGLDRCRVNGVDVVINSVDKVVNGVQNGVYGVTNGIVKFAEQNSIKSNSQECGSPTKH